From a region of the Castor canadensis chromosome 7, mCasCan1.hap1v2, whole genome shotgun sequence genome:
- the Znf593os gene encoding putative transmembrane protein ZNF593OS produces the protein MRFRRLTPGYFRVLQMQVAGELKTEPRSPLPGVVAALLAVLGLSGSCYAVWKMVGQRQPPQAPQ, from the exons ATGAGATTTCGACGCCTGACTCCTGGTTACTTCCGGGTGCTACAG ATGCAGGTGGCTGGCGAGCTGAAGACAGAGCCCCGGAGTCCACTGCCTGGAGTTGTGGCTGCACTGCTTGCTGTCCTTGGGCTGAGTGGCTCCTGCTATGCTGTATGGAAGATGGTGGGTCAGCGGCAGCCGCCACAGGCCCCACAATGA
- the Znf593 gene encoding zinc finger protein 593, with protein MARSRRTGAHRAHSLARQMKAKRRRPDLDEIHRELRPQGPARPKPDPEAEPDPDLPGGGLHRCLACARYFIDSANLKTHFRSKDHKKRLKQLTIEPYSQEEAERAAGMGSYMPPKRLAMPTEVSTEGPKMDTST; from the exons ATGGCTCGCTCTCGCCGGACAGGCGCGCACCGAGCGCACTCCTTAGCCCGCCAGATGAAGGCTAAGCGGCGACGGCCGGATCTGGATGAAATTCACCGCGAGCTGCGGCCGCAGGGTCCCGCGAGGCCCAAGCCGGACCCGGAAGCCGAACCCGACCCTGACCTGCCAGGGGGCGGTCTGCATCGCTGTCTGGCCTGCGC AAGATACTTCATCGACTCCGCCAACCTGAAGACCCATTTCCGATCCAAAGATCACAAGAAAAG GCTGAAGCAGTTGACCATCGAGCCCTACAgtcaggaagaggcagagagggcAGCGGGCATGGGCTCCTATATGCCGCCCAAGCGACTGGCAATGCCCACAGAAGTGTCCACTGAGGGCCCTAAGATGGACACGTCTACCTGA
- the C7H1orf232 gene encoding uncharacterized protein C1orf232 homolog translates to MKSPDLWDRLLAPPTTWSQSCWCPLSHHLQCLGARPLSPAAMNQAFWKTYKSKVLQTLSGESEEDLAEKRESPALVESETAEPMEEAFNPMSQLARRVQGVGVKGWLTMSSLFNKEDEDKLLPQEPCVDHPLAARPPSQAAAAEAEPRGPGFWDAFASRWQQQQAAAASLLRGADPTRKADPEPGDEPLEEPAECPGPRETDLAAGFKWGFLTHKLAEMKVKAAPKGD, encoded by the exons ATGAAGTCACCTGATCTCTGGGACAGGCTCTTGGCCCCACCAACTACCTGGAGCCAGAGCTGCTGGTGCCCACTGAGCCACCACCTTCAGTGCCTAGGTGCCAGGCCCCTTTCCCCTGCAGCCATGAACCAGGCCTTCTGGAAAACCTACAAGTCTAAAGTGCTACAGACCCTGAGTGGGGAATCTGAGGAAGATCTGGCAGAGAAG AGGGAGAGCCCAGCCTTAGTGGAGTCTGAGACTGCAGAACCCATGGAGGAAGCCTTCAACCCCATGTCACAACTGGCCCGCAGG GTTCAAGGGGTTGGTGTGAAAGGCTGGCTGACAATGTCATCTCTGTTTAACAAAGAAGATGAAGACAAACTGCTGCCACAGGAGCCCTGTGTTGACCA TCCGCTGGCAGCGCGGCCACCCTCtcaggcggcggcggcggaggcggAGCCGCGCGGGCCGGGATTCTGGGACGCGTTCGCCAgcaggtggcagcagcagcaggcgGCCGCGGCGTCCCTGCTGCGCGGCGCCGATCCCACACGGAAAGCGGACCCCGAGCCCGGAGACGAGCCCTTGGAGGAACCAGCCGAGTGTCCCGGGCCGCGAGAGACGGATCTAGCGGCCGGCTTCAAGTGGGGTTTCCTCACCCACAAACTGgcggagatgaaggtgaaggccGCGCCCAAGGGTGACTAG
- the Fam110d gene encoding protein FAM110D: MLLSSPSTLSGGRTPSAVERLEADKAKYVKTHQVIVRRQEPALRGGPGPLTPHPCNELGLPASPRTPGPARRGSGRRQPRPDSLIFYRQKRDCKASVNKENAKGQGLVRRLFLGAPRDAAPSSPDPTERPAAPGSWAAPQDAPEAARKRALCPTCSLPLSEKERFFNYCGLERALVEVLGAERFSPQSWGTDASPQTGTSLPPGSGDTSDWTSSDGGAGARDCAAGGGSEAAGSTRDGRPTVSVVERNARVIQWLYGCQRARAPPRESEV, translated from the coding sequence ATGCTTCtgtcctctccctccaccctctcTGGGGGACGGACCCCTAGCGCTGTGGAGAGGTTGGAGGCAGATAAAGCCAAGTATGTCAAGACCCACCAGGTGATAGTGAGGCGCCAGGAGCCAGCCCTACGCGGGGGACCCGGACCGCTCACCCCGCACCCCTGCAATGAGCTAGGTCTCCCTGCCTCACCCAGGACGCCCGGACCCGCCCGTCGGGGCAGCGGCAGGCGGCAGCCAAGGCCCGACTCGCTCATCTTCTACCGCCAGAAGCGGGACTGCAAGGCTTCGGTGAACAAGGAGAACGCCAAGGGCCAGGGGCTGGTACGGCGCCTCTTCCTGGGCGCCCCTCGGGACGCTGCCCCGAGCAGCCCGGACCCCACAGAGCGACCCGCAGCTCCTGGGAGTTGGGCTGCGCCCCAAGATGCCCCAGAGGCCGCAAGAAAGAGGGCGCTGTGCCCCACGTGCTCGCTGCCCCTGTCGGAGAAGGAGCGCTTCTTTAACTACTGCGGCCTAGAGCGCGCGCTGGTGGAGGTGCTGGGCGCCGAGCGCTTCTCCCCGCAGAGCTGGGGCACTGACGCCAGCCCCCAGACCGGAACTTCGCTGCCGCCGGGCTCCGGGGACACCAGCGACTGGACATCCAGCGACGGGGGCGCTGGCGCCCGGGACTGTGCAGCTGGCGGCGGCTCGGAGGCGGCGGGATCCACGCGGGACGGGCGGCCCACGGTGTCCGTGGTGGAGCGCAATGCGCGTGTCATCCAGTGGTTGTATGGCTGCCAGCGCGCCCGCGCCCCGCCGCGGGAGTCCGAGGTGTGA
- the Pdik1l gene encoding serine/threonine-protein kinase PDIK1L, translating to MVSSQPKYDLIREVGRGSYGVVYEAVIRKTSARVAVKKIRCHAPENVELALREFWALSSIKSQHPNVIHLEECILQKDGMVQKMSHGSNSSLYLQLVETSLKGEIAFDPRSAYYLWFVMDFCDGGDMNEYLLSRKPNRKTNTSFMLQLSSALAFLHKNQIIHRDLKPDNILISQSRLDTSDLEPTLKVADFGLSKVCSASGQNPEEPVSVNKCFLSTACGTDFYMAPEVWEGHYTAKADIFALGIIIWAMLERITFIDTETKKELLGSYVKQGTEIVPVGEALLENPKMELLIPVKKKTMNGRMKQLIKEMLAANPQDRPDAFELELRLVQIAFKDSSWET from the exons ATGGTGAGTAGCCAGCCAAAGTACGATCTAATACGGGAGGTAGGCCGAGGTAGTTACGGTGTTGTATATGAAGCAGTCATCAGGAAGACCTCTGCACGGGTGGCAGTGAAGAAAATTCGATGCCATGCACCTGAAAATGTTGAACTAGCTCTTCGTGAGTTCTGGGCACTAAGCAGTATCAAGAGCCAACATCCAAATGTGATTCACTTGGAGGAATGCATTCTACAAAAAGATGGGATGGTGCAAAAGATGTCCCATGGCTCTAATTCTTCCCTGTATTTACAG ctTGTAGAGACTTCATTAAAAGGAGAAATTGCCTTTGATCCCAGAAGCGCCTATTATTTGTGgtttgtgatggatttttgtGACGGAGGAGATATGAATGAGTATCTGTTGTCCAGGAAACCCAATCGTAAAACTAACACCAGCTTCATGCTTCAGCTAAGCAGTGCCCTGGCTTTCTTGCATAAAAACCAGATCATCCACCGAGATCTGAAGCCTGATAACATCCTGATTTCTCAAAGCAGGTTGGATACCAGTGACTTGGAACCCACACTGAAAGTGGCTGACTTTGGCTTAAGTAAAGTTTGTTCAGCATCTGGGCAGAATCCAGAAGAACCTGTCAGTGTAAACAAGTGTTTCCTTTCCACAGCCTGTGGAACAGATTTCTACATGGCTCCTGAAGTATGGGAAGGACACTACACAGCGAAAGCTGACATCTTTGCTCTGGGGATTATCATCTGGGCAATGCTGGAAAGGATCACATTCatagacacagaaacaaagaaggaacTTTTGGGGAGTTATgtaaaacaaggaactgaaattgTGCCTGTTGGGGAGGCACTTCTGGAAAATCCCAAAATGGAACTTCTCATTCCTGTGAAGAAAAAGACTATGAATGGGCGAATGAAACAATTGATTAAGGAAATGCTGGCTGCAAACCCTCAGGATCGTCCAGATGCTTTTGAACTAGAACTCAGATTAGTACAAATTGCATTTAAAGATAGCAGCTGGGAAACGTGA